From the Lactuca sativa cultivar Salinas chromosome 9, Lsat_Salinas_v11, whole genome shotgun sequence genome, the window gaagtcagatttggacgttctatatatgtacgaaaacctcgtttcggccactacaactttatgcaaagatatcgagtttattttacacttaaattttgacgctcattttattcttaattcattaaattataataattaagaaaacacacacataattcacataattcacaaataatacatttttattatttcaaattgggttacaaaggttaacctagactattacattgctaaaaatggcaagcccagaaacacgggcgttacagttggtaagtacgccatgcgtacgagctgagtacaaTGGGCGTACTCAGCCTGAAGTTTGATTTGTTAACTTTGActtccgttgaccgttgacttttgaccaagtttgaccttaggccaaacttgagggttttggcCTATTAACTAAGATTTTATCTGGTTCTGGTATTGATAGCTCAGAAAGTCGGCGGGGCAGTAGCTAAGGATTTCTTCCGGGGAGCTTTTGCATTCAAGGTAAGTTTCCTCATTGtttgtatgggtcgaaggcaccagtgccggcccatttggtttatatattgtaggaagacccgagggttatcCTTAgacaatatgtatgaaagaccaggaggcggctcctggcagactatatgttattatgtatggtatgaagaccccggggttagccctaggcattatgtacgaaagaccaggaggtggctcctggcacactgtatgctaattagctaagtagagtagtatgtatgctagctgtctttgtgatgcttgcatggaagaccaggaggtgactCTTGGCACTTGTTTGTAAGACCCATGGGGTGGCCCCCAGCTTGGAAAGAAAGACCACGTGGCGACCCGTGGCATAATAGCTAGACTATGTATCAGCACATAACAtctttattgattatgatatatgaatgatatgtatggctcatggttatgtatgatagtatgtgatttatgtgcttatatgaaTAGACAACatctggttgaaagagaccgaagggggtgtttggcttagcttttgagAAACCAAAAGATCTTTTAGAAAAAGATAGAAGCCAAAAGATTTTTGGTAAAACAATTTTAAAAcctacttttcgatttatgatagaaggaaaatcaactttttggaaaagtcaggaaaaccctgactttttgcaacttttccaaaaaggacttttgacCCTTAAAAAGTTaagtcaaacaccccctaaatcgCAAAATTTCTTTCACGGCTGCTCTTACCCTTTACACCTAATAAATGAATGTTCTTGACAAATTCtaattaaaatgaagaaaaacaaaAGCTGAAACTTAAGTACTTTACAACGATCGTCATATATAAGGGGAAAAGTAATCTCTTTGATTCGTTTCAAAGACTACGGAATAACCAGCAATACGAACAACTAAAATAGTAGTAGCATCTTGTACATTGCAAATACCATACAAGACACAATCCTCACAAACTTCAATACATCAAAAGCACAATTTTGTCTATTTACAAAACAAGATGAACCATAGATTCCAACTCATATCGGCTACCTCTTCAACTCCATTCATCATAAAATTATGCATAAAGTGGAAGATAGCCAAGAGCCTTTAAAAAAACGAGTTCTTAACAGGAGACCTTCCCACAGCCTTCATCAAGTTGGCTACTTCAAGAACCCTAGCAATTTTCGTTCCCCTCTTTGCCTCTGCTGATGCTCTTCGTTCTTCAGCCTTATGATGTGCTTTTGCTATCTCATTCTCCATCTTTTCCAACGCTCTTGCTCGCTTCTCTTCAAGCTTTCTCTGCAACAACAGAAAGCTAATTAACaacatcaaatcaactcaacataTTTGTTTAATACATAGAACTTGACTCAATATATACCTCGACTTTCTTCATTCGTAAAGCAGACTGTTGAGCCTGCTCGCTTTCCCAACCTTTGATTATGGCGTCCTCACACTTAAACCTATTGTTGATCTCAGCAACCTTAGCATTCTTCCATGCTGTTATCTTGGATTCAACCTCTTCCTTCTTAAAGCTTGTCACAGACACCAACACCTGATCATCTCGACCATGGTCAGCAGTTACAACAGAACCACGATCTCCTAACACAGAAGATAAGGCCGCCGGAGGATGCAATCCGAAACCCCAGTTGACAGAATGATCGTTTTCAGCTATGCTGCTTCTGCTCGCTATGGGTGATCCTGCGAGCACCAGTGTACTATTAGTAACACTCATATTTGAAAAACCTCCACGTGAAGCTTGATCACTTGTAGTCATGGAAGGAGATGAATGAAGAGGGGAAAATGGTGGAGTCAAAGCATGTACATCCCTAATATCTTCATCGCTATAAAGATCTTGGACGCTTCTATCATAATCAGACATTAGTGGGGTTAATTAGAGCACTTTCTCAGTTTAGTATTCAAAAAGGGTGTAATCACTAATCAGATGGACAAAAATATGCATTAACCAAGATAGACAAGAGATCACAAGATATTGATATGCAATGTGACATAATAAAGTTTAATTTACTTCCGCGTAATTGACTCGTCTTCATGATGTTTCCTTTGCAGGTTTTCTTGATTAAATTAATCCAACTTTTTCTGCAGTTGGTGGGCGAAAAGGATTTGAATATGTGAAGGTTCATGTCATGGGTCCTCCATCAACAGTTATCTTTAAGTGATTGGAGTGGTTCGATTATAGCAATATTAAAGACGGATATAAAATTGACAAAACGCGTTTTTTGTTTCAATTTCGAATATATAATAACGACTACACGGGTCAGTTTTATAAGTGTGGTTGTTTTTTAAGAAGCACCATTCTGGTAGCTCCACGTTTTCATGTGTTACTTGTACCCCCAAATGACCCGACATGATAACTATACCACTACGTAAACCTTTTCCTTCGCAAACGGCAAATACTTTGGGAAAAGTGGCTGACATATAATTATCGACCTGGAAAAAATTATCAAGGGACAAGTAATGTAACATCCTAAATCTATACAAACCGGTCATCTTGATTCTTGATTCTTGAACACGGATTATGTAAAATTTTAAAGAACTATACTTGGGCTTTTATTCAAAAGTCTAAtgttaaataaatgttttgggcctGAGAGTATTTTAGCCCATAAGAATGTTAGCCCAAAAGAGTTTGTTAACCCCATTCATTTAAAATAATGTTGGTAATATGAAAAATCTAATATATTTGTTTGATTAAATTATTAAACTAATTAATGAAAATATGCATTTTATAATGATTATTATTAGACAAAATTCATGATTGGTTCATGTAGTTTGCAAAAAGTATCACTTTAAGGATAACTATCAGAAACGTTATGTCGGTCCTCGTAGTTTTATTTTGTTGTCTTGTTAGTTCTGCGGACGTTAAATCTTACTTTTGAAGTGTTactttttttaaataactaataTAATTTTATGCCAAATTTGAAGTTTTCAATAAACCTATATGACTATTTTTGTAACATACTATATATAAACCTTAGGAACCATTATTTTTAGATAACAGACAatacataacatgtatttcattgATACCACAACGAAAAGAGACGTAGCTGCACATCACCGACAACCTCTTTGATTCCCCGTCCCTGCCACCGCTTCTCTTAATCGGCCTCACTCACACGAGACTCTACTCTTTAGTTTATCAAGGTTTCATTCCTCCTATACACCACCCTACTCCCATCTCCATATCTAAAGGCGTTTCTgggttttttttatttgtttttatcttATTCATCCCCAAACAAACAGGATCCGTTTGTTCTTTTTCTTAAAACTTATGTAGCTGATTCAGATGGCGAAGGAATTCCAGGTGGTGGTGGATGGAGAAGACAAAGGTAGTTAGAGGAAAAGGGATGCGGGGAATAAGGGAGAGGGAGGGGATATAGTAAGAAGGAAGTTAGGGTAGGGTGGGGGTAGGGATAAAAGAAGAATGCATTTAATTGAAAAATAACCAAAGTAATATAGAAAGATAAATTAGTTATTTCACACATATTTAACCTTGTTACTAATAAAGTTAAGCTAAAATGACTAATCATGGAAGGTTTTGAAACCACAAGTACCAACAACATAACGCTTCTAATAATTATCCTCAAAGTAATATTTTTTGTAAATCATAGGGAACATTCGTaaagttttgttttgttttgttaatattattattattattattattattattattattattataatatagtGGTATATGATTAAAATGTCCACCTTCATGGTAGCATGTGACTTTGACAAGTGATTTGCATTCATATCTGGTATGGGAAGGATTAACACATGATATCTAAGTTTTTCTTCATGTGATTGAGACATCTTCTATGAATTTTCTTAAGCCATTGGAAGGTACAAGTAGTTTGACAATCCTTAAAAACTTGTGTGTTAACCTCTATTTATAACTTTATTTTACATCTCTTTTTTATAGGAAAATATTACACAGTAAACAAAAGATATCGTGACTACAAGGATATATGACATGATATTCATGTATTAGATATCATCAATCATGCCCTTCCAAATAGTGTCTAGGCTTTAGTTGTATATATTCATCTCTTTGAAGTTGTATCCAATCGTTTATTTGGAATACTAAAGAAGAGGTGAAAATATTAAACAAAATGTCAAGCTTTAACAAGATGACACAAATAGATGTGATAATAACATCATATATTCATATACTCTTCATAATACTATTCGAAGCAACAAATATGGTTTTTTAACACTGTTTACAAaatcattaatatatatatatatatatatatatatatatatatatatatatatatatatatatatatatatatatatatatatatatatactctggcTCTATTTTTTTAAATGTCAGGATTGGCAATAGAAGGATTATAGAAAGCAAGCCATTATAAAAAGATTCAAGATCATGTTTACACTCAAAATTTGTTATAGTAATGAAAATATGATGTGGCATTCAAGGAATATCTTTTAAACCTAAAAATGATTGGAGAACTCTTTGTTATTAATTAGTATAATATGATGAAATATGAGATATATTTTAATAGCATTTCATATAATATGATGAATTATATTATCCGGCCACAAGTTAGCTACATAAAATCTAGCACAAATATTGCAAATGCAAAGTTCACCTGTAGCAAACTTATAAAActtttaacttcataaaatagTTTATAACCAAAAAAAATGTACAAAATGTTCTCTAGATCACAAGCTTTCTAATGATGCTAACACACTCGAATAAGAGACTCATCATTGTGCATCAATCCAAACACACATCAATTCTCCTCCAATTAACACTTGAACTTTTAGGGTACAAAACCTTTACCGTCCCCCAAGCTCATATGGGTGGGcgttttttaattcaaaatcattAAAACAATATATGACAAAGGCATACACTATTCAAACCCGACTTATTTTTTTTtccctttctatctttttacacATTTTCTTATAtaagaagctaaaagaaagatcGTTTTGTAGGACCTCGTCCAACAGCTCTCATCAAGTTGGCTATTTCCAAAACCCTGGCCACTTTGGTTCCTCTCTTGGCCTCTGCGGTTGCTCGTTTTTCCTCTGCTTTCCTTCTAGCTTTTGCTACATCATTTTGCATCTTCTCCATTGCTTTTGCTCGTTTTTCCTCCAATTTTCTCTACATAACATAGACGTTATGATAAGTTTGCACGTATATAGAATATAATATAAAACTTGCAAAGTTTttatttatgaaatttaaatataaatacatggTTTTTACTTTATAACAGCACAATACCCCACCAGTTGAAATATAATGTCTCTAATTTATCAACCAAATCTACTCATCTCCCAATTTGTTATTGGATCCTTATAACATGGAGCTTTATGTTGTATCAAATACATTTTAAATAGTACCCAATAGGAAATTATACGATTAGCTCTTTCCAAAAAGGGAAACATCAAATCATGTAAAAAAGATTTATAGGATAAGAACataacaatcataacatttaaattttattatttaattaaattatctgATAGTtaaatgtttttcttttcatCTAATATCTTAAGTATAAGATAATGgatcgaaaattttaaattctatcaTAAAATGTAAAAAGTATTGAGTACGTAATACGTATTTACCCTTTTTACCTATTTTGTGATAAGTCGATTAAAACTTGCAACAAGATCCCATAATTTTGTTTTATTACACTTTAAGTACCTCGATTTTCTTCATCCACGAAGTGGACTTCTGAACCTGTTCGCTCTCCCAACCAGTGATGATCGCATCATCCCGCTTGAAACGGTTGTTGATCTTCGCAATTTTGGCGTTCTGCCATGCCGATATCTTAGATTCCACCTCCTCTTTCTTCACCCGTTGCACAGAAGACACATCGCCATGGGTACCCCCACTGCTACTACTTATCAAACTCATCCCACCACCACCAGCGCCGCCGCCACCGTTACCAAGTCTTGCCGGAGAAGCCACCCTTGGATTATTATCCGCAACAATCGCCAAAGGATTGTTTTCCACCAGAATTTCTTCCTCCCTGATCCTCTGCAAGTTACTAATTGGCTCGTTGTGTTCATTAACATCTATGTCGTTTCCTGCAAGTACCAAGGCGTTAAACTCCCTACTCATGGTGGTAAAGTTTTCGGTTTCCGTGCTGCCTATGGAGAGATTTGATGATCTGTGGCTGGTTGTTTCCCAAGTTTCTCCCCGGCGAGGGTggtgcggtggttgttgttgttgttgtggtggtggtggtggtggtgatagtgATGGTGGCGACAGGGCATGTATTTCTCTTATGTTTTcatcgtcttcatcttcatcttgttgttgttgatgctgtCTAGTGGAAGCTTCAATGAACATGGCGGTTTTAGAGACGAAGAGAAAAGCTCATGTAAATGGAGTAAAGGGGTTTGGATTATGATTTATGTTAAAGCAAATATGAGCCACAcatgtggtggaagttgcatggAGCGAAGGCTAACTAAAGGAAGCTACAATTTCCTTAACCCCATGGCTCAATACAAAACAAAAGGAGTGTTTTCTTTCTTATTATTTACTTCCcaattatattttaataatttttttaaaatacttaATTATCGTACAAAAATCAAATTTATTCTAATTACCCTTATGTTATTTAATTTCTTTTGTAAAAATCTTTAAGATGGACCAAGTATAGTACGTACaatattaaatcataattaagcaAGAATACGATTTTAACCTATTTAAAGTACTGATTAAATTACAAATTATAAGTCAAAATAGTAATATTCAATGTTGATAagattaattaacaataaatattaatAGTTTAATGGTATAGACAATATATTGAACATGTATTTGAAGTTATCCGATCATGATCATTTGCAATAGTCAAAGGATACGTGTATTTTTTCTGGAAAAAGAGTAtgtaattatttgttatatatattgtCAGTGCACATATATTTAATGCAtattatattatatgattattGAAGATGAGCATGACATGGAATCGGTTAAAGATTTAGGGTAAATAGCACAAAAAACACTCcttttacacagaaattcgattttgacaccgtgtttttttttgtgtcaattttgacactgtgtttttcaatttgttacaattctgaccacttgactggttaaccaggttacatgctgacgtggcatgatgacgtgtcagttttgatgaggtggcatgctgacatgatatgctgacgtgtcaaaattgattttttttccacaaaaaacactaagttttcactttttttttcgattttgacactaagtttaattttttatttcaattttgacactatgtttttttgttccaatcaaacatcatttatcaaattttgttcaattttgtctattttccatttgaaaccgtataaatatattttttttattacattttaaaccgtataaacatattttttttgtttaaaccacatttttatttaaatacaaggtgtttttttttcttacaatcaaagcattagttatatcatgagaatcaaactaaccataagcttctaataagatgtaaaaatttgatgggttgGAAACTTGATATTCGAGTTTTGATCAACTACACGCCTCCAAatctccaaacacattttaaagttgcatatttaatataaaatacaatttttaaataactaatacatatttatacataaaaatatggtttgagtgtaaaaaaatttatttatacaaaactatggtttttaaatgaaaaaaaaaacatatttatacggtttaaatgtattaaaaaaatatttatacggtttcaaatagaaaattgtcaacattgaacgaaatttgaaaaaatgatgttcgatttggaacaaaaaaacatagtgtcaaagttgaaagaaaaaattaaacttaatgtcaaaatcgaaaaaaatgaaaacttagtgttttttgtgagaaaaaaattcaattttgacacgtcagcatataatgtcagcatgccacgtcatcaaaactgacacgtcatcatgccacgtcagcatgcaacctggttaaccggtcaggtggtcagaattgtaacaaattggaaaacacagtgtcaaaattgacacaaaaaaaaacacggtgtcaaaatcgaatttctgtgtaaaaaaaatgttttttgtgCTATTTACCCAAAGATTTATACTGGAGCCTCTATCTTTGAAACTGATGTATTCGAGAATCGAGATGATATAATAAGGTAGGTggaatttataaaaatatgaacaATGCATTAATTGAACATCGATCAAGCCtgaaattttatatataataggctaaaatttgtaatttactttttatttatttattattgttatcgataaattaattagaaaagtTTAAatagaaattattttttttaaacgtcTGGACAAATAAGTCGAAGTCCACTAAACTTAGGTCGGAAAGGTGGCCAGATATACCATTCATAAAAAGCTACGTGTCAAAGATTTAGAATATTTTATTTTGCATTATTTTTGTCTTTCATTATTATTTTAATCCTTATTTTAATTGAGATAATGCAATTACCCCTTAAGTTAAAGCAGTGTTTTATTTGCATCCTCTGGGTATATTGAAATAATAAATCCGCACCTATTCAGATTTAAAGTTTACCATTTTCATACTATTAGACATGTGACATGTGAAATAGCCGTTTATGTGAAACATTCGTTTATATAGTCATAGAGAGATAATTGTAAATTGTAGATATTCACCTTTTTATTTCATTCCAATGAGATTTTAGAGTCTATTTCTAGTATTATTGTTTCCCTTACATAATATGATTATATGAAAGCAAATGAGGCGATAGTAGCTAATGCTCTTTTTAGTTTCTATATTAACAAACGTAAAACAGATGATTGTCTCAAGATTGTTGAGATTTATTTTTCAGTTTAATTTCATATGAAAGAAAAATATTTGATGATTGTGGTAGATTAGGACGTATGTCTCCAAACatctttatatatacaaaaaatctctatatatttttatttttgttttcttttataatACTTTAAAACTGTCGGCCAAGATCTATCAATATGGAGGGCCCACATAATTAGGTGTTTCCTCACCAATAATGCGCTCACACGCGTCACATATTCAGAGGAAGTCCATATCACGTGACACAAGATCATTGGCCGTGACCCGGATTGAATTAACACTGCCGATGTGACGTACTCTAGCGAGAAACGTTATACTTAAAAAAAATACACAAGTTTTTTTAACACAAATGGTTCACGGGGTATACTAGTATTTAAAATACTTGGCACAGAAAGTTTCTATGGTTCTATTCCACACCTCATCTCACACTTTTCTCTGCTAACTCTTTCTATGGATTCTCTCTAGTTTTATTTGCCATCTCAAATCATTTACGAAAAAAGACATCATCAAGCAATGTTCAATCGGACTTGAAGATTCTTAACAAAACAAGCCAAAAGTCTAAGGTTTAGGAGAATTTTGAGCACGTTGAAGATGGAGTTGGCAAGCAATGGGTAGGATGTCATGGTGTTAGGGATTGTTTACAACACAAAGAATTTTGACGATGACACTGGCATGtaagtattttaaatttttcgttttagttatttttttgcaataaaaaaaatatatatattaatattgtcttttatgaaattagggtGCATGTCGGCATGTAGAAAAGAAAAACGCTTGATAATTTACCGCGACAAGCTCAAATACATGGAAACTTAACTTTTCCATTTCGACAATGCCAAGGCACGAGAGTTGACGGTGGAATGTGTTTAAAGAAGGGCCGGCTACCatttgattattatttttttttttggaaaaacaaaTATATTCTATTTTACTCCTATATAACACTTAAATCTCCATCTATGTCTCTCCACCACCTGTGATTTATTCCAAATGTGTTATAACCTCGATTTCCTCAAGTAAGTCGTACTATTTTaaaacatgatatatatatatatatatatatatatatatatactatcttataaaaaaaatcttattatttttaaaaatatattaaatataataatattatttttttaagacgtacACAGCTAAAAATACAACTaaccattaataaaataatattaatttgtaaaatattatttacatTTTGAATTTGTCCTACATACATAGATTGCAACTATCTAATGCATAACTTTTGGAACATATTTTATCCGCCTTTTATCTTTTACACATATATCAGAACTTAATACTTATTTATTTAACAATTGTTGAATCCGTCATCCTACTTAAATGCATAACTGACCAATTTcaacattttaaatttcaaaaatacaaTTGAAACCCTAAAATCTCAAGTTCTCTGTATAAACCAAGGATTCCAAGTCAGCCTCTACCCATGTTTTCGCcttcaacaatttatatttctttaGATCTAGCAACAAGCATTTACATGGATGTGTGGAGCACATATGATGGTGTTACAGCCCCCCATCTGCACACCACTAACATTGTCGTGTCTCTTCTTCAACCTCAGTTCCCTAACATGAACTTGCTTTGTCTCCAAACTCTTTCGTTCTTCGACTACTAAGCACCACCACCATAATCAATGCGCTCGACATTGGCTCCGCCCTTGGACAACTGCCCACTGGCAGCACGACTTCACATCAAAACACAACCACACATCTCGCAATGCTAAAGACATCGCACATTCGCACTATCGTTATCACACCCACCGGAAGGCTTAACATCCGCCTCTCTGTCGTTTACCACCATGGTCCACCCTTCTCTCACTCTCAAAACCTAATCCCCATTTTCAATAtatgtttaatgttttatatGTGTTCTCACACGAAATTCTATTTTTATTGGTTTTCTTGTTGATTCCATATATGTATTGCTGGACTGAAGCTTGAACAAGAAACTCCCAATGCTCCTATGTTCCCTAACCATGAA encodes:
- the LOC111878618 gene encoding remorin 4.1, producing the protein MSDYDRSVQDLYSDEDIRDVHALTPPFSPLHSSPSMTTSDQASRGGFSNMSVTNSTLVLAGSPIASRSSIAENDHSVNWGFGLHPPAALSSVLGDRGSVVTADHGRDDQVLVSVTSFKKEEVESKITAWKNAKVAEINNRFKCEDAIIKGWESEQAQQSALRMKKVERKLEEKRARALEKMENEIAKAHHKAEERRASAEAKRGTKIARVLEVANLMKAVGRSPVKNSFF
- the LOC111878638 gene encoding remorin 4.1: MFIEASTRQHQQQQDEDEDDENIREIHALSPPSLSPPPPPPQQQQQPPHHPRRGETWETTSHRSSNLSIGSTETENFTTMSREFNALVLAGNDIDVNEHNEPISNLQRIREEEILVENNPLAIVADNNPRVASPARLGNGGGGAGGGGMSLISSSSGGTHGDVSSVQRVKKEEVESKISAWQNAKIAKINNRFKRDDAIITGWESEQVQKSTSWMKKIERKLEEKRAKAMEKMQNDVAKARRKAEEKRATAEAKRGTKVARVLEIANLMRAVGRGPTKRSFF